One genomic region from Salinicola endophyticus encodes:
- the purH gene encoding bifunctional phosphoribosylaminoimidazolecarboxamide formyltransferase/IMP cyclohydrolase: MSQNSASSSRPVSRALLSVSDKTGIVDFARELVGRGVELLSTGGTYRLLQENAIAVTEVSAHTGFPEIMDGRVKTLHPKIHGGILGRRGEDDAVMAEHDIAPIDLVVVNLYPFERTVANPDCSLADAVENIDIGGPTMVRACAKNHAHTTIVVDADDYSRVLKDMASHDGAVSQATRFDLAIKAFEHTAAYDAAIANYFGQRVGSGEPDFPRTLSLQFTKKQGMRYGENPHQKAAFYVERNAVETGTREASIATANQLQGKALSFNNVADTDAALECVKSFTKPACVIVKHANPCGVAVVPEDEGGIRKAYELAFATDSESAFGGIIAFNRELDGETAAAIVARQFVEVIIAPAISAAARDAVASKANVRLLECGELPPRSGDGWDYKRVNGGLLVQSRDTGMITADELKVVTRRAPSERELHDLVFAWKVAKFVKSNAIVYARDRQTVGVGAGQMSRVNSARIAGIKAEHAGLQVAGSVMASDAFFPFRDGLDNAAAAGITAVIQPGGSMRDDEVIAAANEADIAMVFTGMRHFRH; encoded by the coding sequence ATGTCTCAAAACTCCGCATCCTCCTCCCGCCCCGTCAGCCGCGCCCTGCTCAGCGTGTCCGACAAGACCGGTATCGTCGACTTCGCCCGCGAGCTCGTCGGCCGCGGCGTCGAGCTGCTCTCCACCGGCGGCACCTACCGTCTGCTGCAGGAGAACGCCATCGCGGTGACCGAAGTCTCCGCGCATACCGGTTTCCCCGAGATCATGGATGGCCGCGTCAAGACGCTGCATCCCAAGATCCACGGCGGCATCCTCGGCCGCCGCGGCGAGGACGATGCGGTGATGGCCGAGCACGACATCGCGCCGATCGACCTGGTGGTGGTCAATCTCTATCCGTTCGAGCGCACCGTCGCCAACCCCGACTGCAGCCTCGCCGACGCGGTCGAGAACATCGACATCGGCGGCCCGACCATGGTCCGCGCCTGCGCCAAGAACCATGCCCATACCACCATCGTGGTGGATGCCGACGACTACTCCCGCGTGCTCAAGGACATGGCCAGCCATGACGGCGCCGTGAGTCAGGCGACCCGCTTCGACCTGGCGATCAAGGCGTTCGAGCACACCGCCGCTTACGACGCTGCGATCGCCAACTACTTCGGCCAGCGGGTGGGCAGCGGCGAGCCCGACTTCCCGCGCACGCTGTCGCTGCAGTTCACCAAGAAGCAGGGCATGCGCTACGGCGAGAACCCGCACCAGAAAGCGGCCTTCTATGTCGAGCGTAACGCGGTCGAGACGGGCACTCGCGAAGCCAGCATCGCCACCGCCAACCAGCTCCAGGGCAAGGCGCTGTCGTTCAACAACGTCGCCGACACCGACGCCGCGCTGGAGTGCGTCAAGTCATTCACCAAGCCCGCCTGCGTAATCGTCAAGCATGCCAATCCGTGCGGCGTGGCGGTGGTGCCAGAGGATGAGGGCGGCATCCGCAAGGCCTACGAACTGGCCTTCGCCACCGACAGCGAATCGGCCTTCGGCGGCATCATCGCCTTCAACCGCGAGCTGGATGGCGAGACCGCTGCGGCGATCGTCGCACGCCAGTTCGTCGAGGTGATCATCGCCCCGGCGATCTCCGCCGCAGCGCGTGACGCGGTCGCCAGCAAGGCCAACGTGCGCCTGCTCGAGTGCGGCGAGCTGCCGCCACGCAGCGGCGATGGCTGGGATTACAAGCGCGTCAACGGCGGCCTGCTGGTGCAGAGCCGGGATACCGGCATGATCACCGCCGACGAGCTCAAGGTGGTGACCCGCCGCGCCCCCAGCGAACGCGAGCTGCATGACCTGGTGTTCGCCTGGAAGGTGGCCAAGTTCGTCAAGTCCAACGCCATCGTCTATGCCCGCGACCGCCAGACCGTGGGTGTCGGCGCCGGCCAGATGAGCCGCGTCAACTCCGCGCGCATCGCCGGTATCAAGGCCGAGCACGCCGGTCTCCAGGTGGCCGGCTCGGTGATGGCCTCCGACGCCTTCTTCCCCTTCCGTGACGGCCTCGACAACGCCGCCGCCGCTGGTATCACCGCGGTCATCCAGCCCGGCGGCTCGATGCGTGACGACGAAGTGATCGCCGCCGCCAACGAAGCCGACATCGCCATGGTGTTCACCGGGATGCGCCACTTCCGCCACTGA
- the fis gene encoding DNA-binding transcriptional regulator Fis has protein sequence MAEQSSQVTLRECVEQVMERYFTHLEGESVSHLYTMVLAEVEAPLLDVVMRHVEGNQTRAAELLGLNRGTLRKKLKQYDLI, from the coding sequence ATGGCCGAGCAGAGCTCCCAAGTCACGCTGCGCGAGTGCGTCGAGCAAGTGATGGAGCGCTACTTCACCCACCTCGAGGGTGAATCGGTGTCGCATCTCTACACCATGGTACTGGCCGAGGTAGAGGCGCCGCTGCTCGACGTCGTGATGCGCCATGTCGAAGGTAACCAGACCCGCGCCGCCGAGCTGCTGGGCCTCAACCGAGGCACCCTGCGCAAGAAGCTCAAGCAGTACGATCTGATCTGA
- the prmA gene encoding 50S ribosomal protein L11 methyltransferase, which translates to MAWLQLKAHIAPEQAEWLEELLLAEGASAITLQDAHDDPVFEPDRGTTPLWQETVLTGLYDDLEGVEAMIERVQRAWAEQAPEDPAPQIEYELLADRDWEREWMDGFEPLRMGERLWIVPSWHAAPDPQAVNLLLDPGLAFGTGTHPTTALCLGWLDAQPLDAVQVLDYGCGSGILAIAALKLGADTAVGVDIDPQALQASRDNAERNQLDDSRLLLEYPERLGQGRFEVVVANILAGPLIELAAEIAGRVAPGGRLALSGILAAQAESVLDAYRDQGLRMAPPQEKEGWVLLSGERPAA; encoded by the coding sequence ATGGCGTGGCTACAACTCAAGGCGCATATCGCCCCCGAACAGGCCGAGTGGCTCGAGGAGCTGCTGCTGGCCGAGGGCGCCAGCGCGATCACCCTGCAGGATGCCCACGACGACCCGGTCTTCGAGCCCGACCGCGGCACCACGCCGCTGTGGCAGGAGACGGTCCTGACCGGCCTCTACGACGATCTCGAGGGGGTCGAGGCGATGATCGAGCGGGTCCAGCGCGCCTGGGCCGAACAGGCGCCGGAAGACCCCGCGCCGCAGATCGAGTATGAACTCCTCGCCGACCGTGACTGGGAGCGCGAGTGGATGGACGGCTTCGAGCCGCTGCGCATGGGCGAGCGGCTGTGGATCGTGCCCAGCTGGCACGCCGCCCCCGATCCTCAGGCGGTCAATCTGCTGCTCGATCCGGGCCTTGCCTTCGGCACCGGCACCCACCCCACCACCGCGCTGTGTCTCGGCTGGCTCGACGCCCAGCCGCTAGACGCCGTGCAGGTGCTCGACTACGGCTGCGGCTCGGGCATTCTCGCCATCGCTGCTCTCAAGCTGGGGGCGGATACCGCGGTCGGCGTGGATATCGACCCCCAGGCGCTGCAGGCCAGCCGCGACAACGCCGAGCGTAACCAGCTCGATGACAGCCGTCTGCTGCTGGAGTACCCGGAGCGCCTCGGCCAGGGCCGCTTCGAAGTGGTCGTGGCCAATATCCTCGCCGGCCCGCTGATCGAGCTCGCCGCCGAGATCGCCGGCCGCGTCGCGCCCGGTGGGCGCCTGGCGCTCTCCGGCATTCTCGCCGCCCAGGCCGAGAGCGTGCTCGACGCCTATCGCGACCAGGGCCTGCGCATGGCTCCGCCACAGGAGAAAGAGGGCTGGGTGCTGCTGAGCGGCGAGCGCCCCGCCGCCTGA
- the accC gene encoding acetyl-CoA carboxylase biotin carboxylase subunit — translation MLDKVLIANRGEIALRVLRACKELGIKTVAVHSKADRDLMHVRLADEAVCIGPASSAQSYLNIPALISAAEVTDSTAIHPGYGFLSENANFAEQVERSGFVFVGPRAETIRLMGDKVSAINAMKEAGVPTVPGSDGPLPEDGEEIRRIAARIGYPVIIKAAAGGGGRGMRVVRNDDEVAKAVSVTRAEAAAAFGDGTVYMEKFLENPRHVEVQVIADGQGNAIHLYDRDCSLQRRHQKVLEEAPAPHLDPEARAQVLKACTDACIEINYRGAGTFEFLYENGQFFFIEMNTRVQVEHPVTEMVTGVDIVKEQLRIASGLPLSIRQEEVQLNGHAFECRINAEDSRTFMPSPGKIDLYHPPGGLGVRMDSHIYTGYTVPPHYDSLIGKLITWGADREIALVRMRNALDELLVEGIKTNTDLQKDLVRDSAFQKGGVNIHYLEKKLGLS, via the coding sequence ATGTTGGACAAGGTACTCATCGCCAACCGAGGCGAGATTGCACTGCGCGTCCTGCGCGCGTGCAAGGAGCTGGGGATCAAGACCGTGGCGGTCCACTCCAAGGCCGACCGCGACCTGATGCACGTGCGACTGGCGGACGAAGCGGTCTGTATCGGCCCGGCGTCATCCGCGCAGTCCTATCTCAATATCCCGGCACTGATCAGCGCCGCCGAAGTCACCGACTCGACCGCGATCCACCCCGGCTACGGCTTTCTCTCGGAGAACGCCAATTTTGCCGAACAGGTCGAGCGCTCGGGCTTCGTGTTCGTCGGCCCGCGCGCCGAGACCATCCGCCTGATGGGCGACAAGGTCAGCGCGATCAACGCCATGAAGGAAGCCGGCGTCCCCACGGTGCCGGGCTCCGATGGCCCGCTGCCGGAAGATGGCGAAGAGATTCGCCGGATCGCCGCGCGTATCGGCTATCCGGTGATCATCAAGGCCGCGGCCGGCGGCGGTGGCCGCGGCATGCGCGTGGTACGCAACGACGACGAAGTGGCCAAGGCGGTCAGCGTGACCCGTGCCGAGGCGGCTGCGGCGTTCGGCGACGGCACCGTCTACATGGAGAAGTTCCTGGAGAACCCGCGCCACGTGGAAGTCCAGGTGATCGCCGACGGTCAGGGCAACGCCATCCACCTCTATGACCGCGACTGCTCGCTGCAGCGGCGCCACCAGAAGGTGCTGGAGGAGGCCCCCGCGCCGCACCTCGATCCCGAAGCGCGCGCCCAGGTGCTCAAGGCGTGTACCGACGCCTGTATCGAGATCAACTACCGCGGCGCCGGCACCTTCGAGTTCCTCTACGAGAACGGCCAGTTCTTCTTCATCGAGATGAACACGCGCGTCCAGGTCGAGCATCCGGTCACCGAGATGGTCACCGGGGTGGATATCGTGAAGGAGCAGCTGCGCATCGCCAGCGGTCTGCCGCTGTCGATCCGCCAGGAGGAGGTCCAGCTCAACGGCCACGCCTTCGAGTGCCGCATCAACGCCGAGGACTCGCGCACCTTCATGCCCTCGCCCGGCAAGATCGACCTCTACCACCCGCCGGGTGGCCTGGGCGTACGCATGGATTCGCACATCTATACCGGCTACACCGTACCGCCCCACTACGACTCGCTGATCGGCAAGCTGATCACCTGGGGCGCGGATCGCGAGATCGCCCTGGTGCGCATGCGCAACGCCCTCGACGAGCTGCTGGTGGAAGGCATCAAGACCAATACCGACCTGCAGAAGGATCTGGTGCGTGACAGCGCCTTCCAGAAAGGTGGGGTCAACATCCACTACCTCGAGAAGAAGCTCGGCCTGAGCTGA
- the dusB gene encoding tRNA dihydrouridine synthase DusB has product MREAVSAQPERALPRIGCHTLPNRVILAPMAGVTDRPFRQLCRELGAGLVVSEMVTSDSRLWHTRKSRQRLIHRGEPGPRSVQIAGGDPQMLAEAARMNAEAGAEIIDINMGCPAKKVCNKAAGSALLRDERLVGEILAAVVAAVEIPVTLKIRTGWCEQSRNALHVARLAENAGIAALAVHGRTREQRYSGSAEYDTIAAIKQQVSIPVFANGDITTPQRAAEVLAYTGADAVMIGRGAQGNPWLFREIEHYLRTGREHAPPSLAEVESTMRRHLTALHAHYGDYLGVRVARKHIGWYLAARDPRREHRARFNRLEQSAEQFAFLHELFRGDTAIDNGIHAA; this is encoded by the coding sequence ATGCGTGAAGCCGTGTCCGCGCAGCCCGAGCGTGCGTTGCCCCGCATCGGCTGCCACACACTGCCCAACCGGGTCATTCTGGCGCCCATGGCCGGCGTGACCGATCGCCCCTTCCGCCAGCTCTGTCGCGAGCTCGGCGCAGGTCTGGTGGTGTCGGAAATGGTGACCTCGGACAGCCGGCTCTGGCACACCCGCAAGTCGCGTCAGCGCCTGATCCACCGTGGCGAGCCCGGCCCGCGTTCGGTCCAGATCGCCGGCGGCGATCCGCAGATGCTAGCCGAGGCCGCGCGCATGAACGCCGAGGCCGGGGCCGAGATCATCGATATCAACATGGGCTGCCCGGCGAAGAAGGTGTGCAACAAGGCGGCCGGCTCGGCCCTGCTGCGCGACGAGCGCCTGGTCGGCGAGATTCTCGCTGCGGTGGTCGCCGCGGTGGAGATTCCGGTGACGCTCAAGATCCGCACCGGCTGGTGTGAGCAGAGCCGCAATGCGCTGCATGTCGCGCGCCTGGCCGAGAACGCCGGCATCGCCGCCCTGGCAGTCCACGGGCGGACCCGCGAGCAGCGCTACAGCGGCAGTGCCGAGTACGACACCATCGCCGCGATCAAGCAGCAGGTATCGATCCCGGTGTTCGCCAACGGCGATATTACCACGCCGCAGCGCGCCGCCGAGGTGCTCGCCTATACCGGCGCCGACGCGGTGATGATCGGCCGCGGCGCCCAGGGCAACCCGTGGCTGTTTCGCGAGATCGAGCACTACCTGCGCACCGGTCGCGAGCATGCGCCACCCAGCCTCGCGGAAGTCGAGAGCACCATGCGCCGGCATCTGACCGCGCTGCACGCCCACTACGGCGACTATCTCGGGGTCCGCGTGGCGCGCAAGCATATCGGCTGGTACCTCGCCGCCCGCGATCCGCGGCGCGAGCATCGCGCGCGATTCAACCGGCTCGAGCAGAGCGCGGAGCAGTTCGCTTTTCTTCATGAACTCTTTCGTGGCGACACCGCGATCGACAACGGAATTCACGCAGCATGA